A segment of the bacterium genome:
GGCGTACCCGAGGACCCGGGAGAGGAACACCGACCCCATCATCAGCGCCGCGGCGCGCCCCATCTGTCGGCCCGGGCGGTCGGTCATCCTTGGAACTATAATCGATTGATGTGGGGTGCTCCACCGCAAATTCGTTGAACAGGGACGTTCCTGAGAACTCCCGTAGAACGGGGACACTCCTGTTGACGACGTCAAGCGGCGGAGGCGTCTGACCTGGTACCATCGGGGACATCAACCTGAGAGGTGAACGGACATGGCGTTTTCCGGAAAGAAGTCTCGCGGCGCCGGGCCGGCGAAGGATCCGGCGGAGGGGAAGCGGCCGATTCCGGGCGTGCGCAACGTCGTCGCGGTCGCGTCGGGGAAGGGGGGCGTGGGAAAGTCGACGATCAGCGCGAACCTCGCCGTGGCGCTGGCGCGCACCGGGGCCCGCGTCGGGCTGCTCGACGCCGACATCTACGGCCCCTCCGTGCCGACCCTCTTCCACCTGAAGGGGCACCGGCTCTCGGGGGAGGACGGCATGATCGTGCCGGCGGAGTCCCACGGGCTGAAGATCGTCTCGATCGGATTCCTCCTCGAGGACGACAGCCCGGTCATCTGGCGCGGCCCGATGCTGATGAAGGCGCTGGAGCAGTTCCTCCACGGGACGAAGTGGGGGGAGCTCGACCACCTCGTCATCGATCTGCCGCCGGGGACCGGGGACGTCCAGATCTCCCTCGTCCAGATGACGCCGGTCGCCGGGGCGGTGGTGGTCACGACCCCGCAAGACCTCGCACTGATCGACGTGAAGAAGGCGGTGCGGATGTTCGAGAAGGTCGGCGTCCCCATCCTCGGCGTGGTCGAGAACATGAGCTACTTCCTGTGCCCCCACTGCGGGGGGCGTAGCGAGGTCTTCGGGCACGGCGGCGCGCGGAAGGCGTGCGCGGAGATGGGGCTGCGGTTCCTCGGCGAGGTGCCGCTCGAGGTGGCCCTGCGGGAAGCGTCGGACGCGGGGGAGCTGCTGGTGGCGACGGCCCCCGACGCGCCCGCGGCGCGGGCGATCGCGAAGGCGGCCGCGGATTCCGCCGCCGCCCTCGCGGTCCTCAACTCCCTGGGGTAGGTCAGCCCTCCATCTCGCGGGTGGGGTAGGAGAAGTACTCGTGGGTCTGGATGTTCGCCCAGAACTCCTCGAGGTCCTTCGTCAGGATGAGCAGGTCGTGCCGTATCCCGATCTGGTCCCGCACGTGCCCGCGGAACGTGGCCTCCAGCTTGAAGCCCAGCTTCTCGAACACCCGCTTCGCGTCCGGCTGCGACTCCATCACCTCGGCCACCACCTTCTCGAGGCCCGACTTCAGGGCGTGGAGGAACAGCTCGTTGGCGAGGATGCTCCCCATCCCCTTCCGGTGGAAGTCCTTCGCCACGACGATCCGGATCGTCCCGACGTGCTTCATCCACCCGCCGAGGTTCTTGTGGAGCGTGGCGTCCGCCACGATGTCGTTCCCCTTCCAGGCGAGGACCGGGAAGATCCGGTCGTAGTTGAGCTCGGCCGCCCACCGCTCGACGACGGCGGGGTCCGCCACGTTGTCCTTGAGGAAGATCCGGTCCCCCTCCGGCAGCCGCTGGAAGAAGGTGAACAGCGCCTCCTTGTCCTTCCGCTCGAACGGCTTGAGCGTGACGGTCGAACCGTCCTTGAGCTTTACGTCCTTGGGATATTCCGCGTTCATGGCGCGTCCTCCTTCTCCGGCGGGTGTAGGCTCGATGAAGCACGGTGACCGATGCGCTGTTTTCATTATAATGTGCGCGGGAGCCGGCACAACCGGGAAAGGGGGGGAAATGGGCGGCAAGGTGATCGTGGAGCGGGACGGGGGGGTCGCGACCGTCACCCTCTCCAACCCGTCGAGGAAGAACGCGCTGAACCTGAAGATCCTGAACGAGCTGCGCGCGGCGCTCGACACGCTCGCATCCCGGGACACGCGCTGCCTGATCCTGCGGGGGGAGGGGAGCGAGGCGTTCTGCGCGGGGTACGACATCACCCAGATCCCCGCCGGGGGGAGCGGCGAGGCCCAGGTGCTCCTTTCCAGCAACCCGTTCGACGACATGATCCGGGCGATCGAGTCGTTCCCCTCGCCGGTGATCGCGATGCTGAACGGCTTCGCCTTCGGCGGGGGGCTCGAGATGGCGGTGGCGTGCGACATCCGGATCGCCTCCGACCAGGCGGTCTTCGGGATGACGCCGGCCCGCCTCGGGATCATCTACCGCCCCGCGGGGCTCATGCGGTTCGTGAACACGATCGGGCTCCCCGCCACGAAGGAGCTCTTCTACACGGCGCGGAAGGTGAGCGCCCGGCGTGCGCTGGACCTGAAGCTGGTCGGCCGCGTCTGCCCCCCGGAGGAGCTCCCCCAGGTCGTCCTGGAGATGGCGCGGGAGATCGCGGGGAACGCCCCCCTCTCGATCCGCGGCACGAAGCGGATCCTCGCCCTGTGCATGCAGTTCCGCGACCTCCCCCCCGGCGAGGCGGAAGAGGCGGAGGAGCTGATCCGCGCCTGCATGGACAGCCGCGACCTCCTCGAGGGGAAGCAGGCGTTCCTCGAGAAGCGGAACCCGAAGTTCCAGGGGAGATAAGGAGCATAAAAAAAGGACGGCCCGGTTTCGGGCCGTCCGCTTACTGTCCGGCGGCTCTGCCGGATCCTCATGTTGCGTGCGCAGTGGGGGACACACCTTCCCGGCATCCCGGGGTTACACCAGGTATGTCCCCCCTGATTACTTTAGAACGACCCCTTCTCCTTCGTGTACGCGAGGCGCCCGCCGGCCAGGATGATATCGATCTGACGCCCCGTGAGGGAGTGGGTGACCTCGAAGTCGAACCCCTTCGTGACGTTGCGCGCCTTCACCTTCGTCCCTTTCCGGATCGCCTCCCGCACGTCCGGGATCTCGACCTGGTCGCCCTGGGCGATCCTGTCGTAGTCGGCTTCGTTCGCGAAGAGGAACGGGACGATCCCGAAGTTGATCAGGTTCGCGGAGTGGATCCGCTCGAACGACCGGGTGATCACCACACGGACGCCGAGGTAGCTCGGGCAGATCGCCGCGTGCTCGCGCGAGGAGCCCTGCCCGTAGGAGAGCCCGCCGACGATCACGTTGTGGACCCCCTTCGCCTTGTTCTCGAGCGACCGCCTGCTGAACGACGCATCGACCCCCTCGAAGACGAACTCGGCGTACTTCGCGATGTTGGAGCGGTACTTCAGCCGCGCCCCGGCGGGCATGATGTGGTCCGTGGTGATCTTGTCGCCCACCTTCAGCGTGATCTCCCCCCGGATCGCCTCCGGCAGGGGAGCGCTCTCCGGCGG
Coding sequences within it:
- a CDS encoding GNAT family N-acetyltransferase; its protein translation is MNAEYPKDVKLKDGSTVTLKPFERKDKEALFTFFQRLPEGDRIFLKDNVADPAVVERWAAELNYDRIFPVLAWKGNDIVADATLHKNLGGWMKHVGTIRIVVAKDFHRKGMGSILANELFLHALKSGLEKVVAEVMESQPDAKRVFEKLGFKLEATFRGHVRDQIGIRHDLLILTKDLEEFWANIQTHEYFSYPTREMEG
- a CDS encoding Mrp/NBP35 family ATP-binding protein; the protein is MAFSGKKSRGAGPAKDPAEGKRPIPGVRNVVAVASGKGGVGKSTISANLAVALARTGARVGLLDADIYGPSVPTLFHLKGHRLSGEDGMIVPAESHGLKIVSIGFLLEDDSPVIWRGPMLMKALEQFLHGTKWGELDHLVIDLPPGTGDVQISLVQMTPVAGAVVVTTPQDLALIDVKKAVRMFEKVGVPILGVVENMSYFLCPHCGGRSEVFGHGGARKACAEMGLRFLGEVPLEVALREASDAGELLVATAPDAPAARAIAKAAADSAAALAVLNSLG
- a CDS encoding enoyl-CoA hydratase/isomerase family protein, with the protein product MGGKVIVERDGGVATVTLSNPSRKNALNLKILNELRAALDTLASRDTRCLILRGEGSEAFCAGYDITQIPAGGSGEAQVLLSSNPFDDMIRAIESFPSPVIAMLNGFAFGGGLEMAVACDIRIASDQAVFGMTPARLGIIYRPAGLMRFVNTIGLPATKELFYTARKVSARRALDLKLVGRVCPPEELPQVVLEMAREIAGNAPLSIRGTKRILALCMQFRDLPPGEAEEAEELIRACMDSRDLLEGKQAFLEKRNPKFQGR